In Leptospira saintgironsiae, one genomic interval encodes:
- a CDS encoding AraC family transcriptional regulator, which translates to MDTFLAFGAGLSFLLAISEFIRKNKRQPIGFFFLSLSIVQFHLYLELSNQLKEELWFAEIHIPFLFFTGPLAYLYFRRLGGLPAKALNLVHFAPGFAAFLFLLPFVLSDPNSKLEYVSVFPPRNIYFQFLFGLLILGTISNLVYPLLLIGKIRKWKTFLQKEEGRAFSPFLALFYASIFVIFLFVVAQIFFMPLFTVAAAGLTLIVCCVFLSASISPELIVSFEKTAKEAGYNETRLQGLDVDSVIQKMQELMRDKKLYLDEELTLPLLSEELKIKTHQLSEILNDKMRIGFREYITGFRLEEASKLLREEPQRSVLAVIYAAGFKSKSAFHKLFQEKYGCSPGEYRSSYSKN; encoded by the coding sequence ATGGATACGTTTCTGGCGTTTGGAGCAGGGCTTTCATTCTTATTGGCCATTTCTGAATTCATCCGAAAAAACAAAAGGCAGCCAATCGGTTTTTTCTTTCTGTCTCTTTCTATAGTACAATTCCATCTGTATTTGGAATTATCCAACCAGTTAAAGGAAGAGCTTTGGTTTGCGGAAATCCATATCCCTTTCCTATTTTTCACAGGCCCTTTGGCGTATTTGTATTTTAGAAGATTAGGAGGACTACCAGCAAAGGCACTCAATCTGGTCCATTTTGCTCCTGGATTCGCGGCGTTTTTGTTCCTTCTACCTTTTGTTCTATCCGATCCGAATTCCAAATTAGAATACGTAAGTGTATTCCCTCCCAGAAATATTTATTTCCAGTTCTTGTTTGGACTTTTGATCTTAGGAACTATTTCCAACTTAGTATATCCGCTTTTACTGATCGGAAAGATCCGCAAATGGAAAACCTTCCTCCAAAAAGAAGAAGGACGAGCATTCTCTCCATTTCTCGCGCTCTTCTATGCAAGTATATTTGTGATCTTTTTATTTGTGGTTGCTCAGATCTTCTTCATGCCTTTGTTCACTGTTGCGGCTGCAGGTCTCACTTTGATCGTATGTTGCGTTTTTTTAAGTGCTTCTATATCTCCTGAATTGATTGTTTCGTTTGAAAAAACAGCGAAGGAAGCAGGGTATAATGAGACAAGGCTGCAAGGTTTGGATGTGGACTCAGTCATTCAAAAGATGCAAGAATTGATGAGAGATAAAAAACTCTATCTGGACGAAGAGCTTACACTTCCACTTCTTTCAGAAGAATTAAAGATTAAAACCCATCAATTATCAGAAATATTAAATGATAAGATGAGGATTGGTTTTAGGGAGTATATCACTGGGTTTCGTTTAGAAGAAGCGTCTAAATTATTAAGAGAAGAGCCTCAAAGATCAGTACTTGCTGTGATTTACGCGGCAGGATTTAAATCCAAATCCGCGTTCCATAAGTTATTCCAGGAGAAATACGGATGTTCTCCTGGAGAATATCGTTCTTCTTATTCTAAAAACTAA
- a CDS encoding VOC family protein, which translates to MKYLHAMIRVKDLDQALDFFCNKLGLKETRRHDHPEGRYTLVFLSELDENSPEIELTYNWDQDSAYTSGRNFGHLAFEVDNIYETCANLQAKGVIINRPPRDGRMAFIRSPDLISIELLQRGKSLEIAEPWKSMANTGEW; encoded by the coding sequence ATGAAATACTTACACGCTATGATCAGAGTAAAAGATTTGGATCAAGCATTGGATTTTTTCTGTAACAAGTTAGGACTAAAAGAAACGAGAAGACATGATCATCCAGAAGGACGATACACTCTTGTGTTCTTATCTGAGTTAGATGAAAATTCTCCTGAAATAGAATTAACTTATAATTGGGACCAAGATTCGGCTTATACAAGCGGAAGGAATTTCGGTCATCTTGCTTTTGAAGTAGATAATATTTATGAAACCTGTGCGAATCTTCAGGCGAAAGGTGTAATTATAAATCGCCCGCCTAGGGATGGTAGAATGGCTTTTATTAGATCACCTGATCTTATCTCCATTGAGTTGCTACAAAGAGGAAAATCTTTAGAGATTGCAGAACCTTGGAAGAGTATGGCGAATACTGGAGAATGGTAA
- a CDS encoding LIC10421/LIC12816 family protein: protein MKINKLTSLLLVVGFLAGSSVFAVSQDTEDRLLEQALVSAAVTKEQKVAVATYLKAIAQQKNERAEELRALAKRSTGGKFLASNAQSEKFLRQAKALEAEAARTQEFLNNL from the coding sequence ATGAAAATCAACAAACTCACTTCTCTTCTATTGGTAGTAGGCTTCTTAGCAGGATCTTCCGTTTTTGCAGTTTCTCAAGACACTGAAGATCGTCTTTTAGAGCAAGCTTTGGTATCCGCTGCGGTTACTAAAGAGCAAAAAGTTGCAGTAGCTACTTACTTGAAAGCAATCGCTCAACAAAAGAATGAAAGAGCGGAAGAGTTAAGAGCATTGGCTAAACGTTCTACTGGTGGAAAATTCCTCGCTAGCAACGCTCAGTCTGAAAAATTCTTAAGACAAGCAAAAGCTCTTGAAGCAGAAGCTGCAAGAACTCAAGAATTTTTAAACAATCTTTAA
- a CDS encoding LA_3751/LA_3752 family putative glycosyltransferase — protein MSFLDGKMHSKWTRLTFCLLFLLPLLYPFLLKPGEQLYSDHLGKFILGESVGRNGFLSGNLVLPSRDLDPEGNYCPTECIRIGEELISPFPAALGYVYAVFLPWSGIVGVYIAVAVLILLSFVFLSILWDWDPIYLGVLVLASPFLVNGYFFPDVGIASFFFIGGSFLFLRSGPSSSWFRFISSGFICASSAWFRIESIVFPLTFIFFLSISKFSNTEERKKILGYSVGFLVGVGLLLGIQYVLYGHPLGPRFSFNQPTMFLLPWKKWKIYAGLLIANPNRIGFFGYTPGFLIVLFFFIYYILFKKNPLKRSVTLEISNRDLFVYSGLVAFLALVVSAPNDGIIDFGSRYLHLSLPAFAGMFLILLENIGEKFRKSAKIVLYTILLYSVYISYSYTQILGKYGRKTTKLNAIYLEQKPDLVVVQIRTYSQILGKYFFQTPSVWLLREGHIKKFFSKNSPNQFKKILFVQTKASIAQSLNESDPFLENKYYESITQALGPDFKKVWSENKEDVLLFSMERKK, from the coding sequence ATGAGTTTTCTGGACGGAAAGATGCACTCTAAATGGACAAGACTCACGTTTTGTTTGCTGTTCCTTCTTCCTTTATTATATCCCTTCTTATTAAAGCCTGGTGAACAATTATACTCTGACCATTTGGGCAAATTTATATTAGGTGAATCAGTAGGAAGAAACGGATTTCTTTCCGGCAATTTGGTTCTGCCTTCTCGAGACCTAGACCCGGAAGGAAATTATTGCCCTACAGAATGTATTCGTATCGGCGAAGAATTGATCAGCCCATTTCCAGCGGCATTGGGCTATGTTTATGCGGTATTTCTCCCTTGGAGTGGAATAGTTGGAGTGTATATCGCAGTTGCGGTCTTAATACTTCTGTCTTTCGTATTTCTTTCTATCTTATGGGATTGGGATCCGATCTATTTAGGAGTTTTGGTTTTGGCCTCTCCTTTTTTGGTAAACGGATACTTTTTTCCAGATGTGGGTATTGCTTCCTTTTTCTTTATAGGGGGAAGTTTTCTATTTTTAAGATCAGGTCCTTCTTCTTCCTGGTTTAGGTTTATAAGTTCAGGTTTTATCTGCGCTTCTTCTGCTTGGTTTAGAATAGAAAGTATAGTATTCCCGTTAACATTTATATTTTTCTTAAGTATATCTAAGTTTTCTAATACAGAAGAAAGAAAGAAGATCTTAGGATATTCAGTTGGTTTTTTAGTTGGAGTAGGACTTTTGCTTGGGATCCAATATGTTCTTTATGGACATCCTTTGGGCCCAAGGTTTTCTTTTAACCAGCCTACAATGTTCCTGCTTCCTTGGAAAAAGTGGAAAATTTACGCAGGACTATTGATTGCAAATCCGAATCGGATCGGATTTTTCGGATACACTCCCGGGTTTTTGATCGTTCTATTCTTCTTTATATATTATATTTTATTTAAGAAGAATCCTTTAAAGAGAAGTGTGACTCTCGAAATCTCAAATCGGGATCTATTTGTTTATTCTGGCTTGGTTGCGTTTTTAGCTTTAGTGGTTTCTGCGCCGAATGACGGGATTATAGATTTTGGTTCCAGGTATTTGCATTTGAGTTTGCCTGCTTTTGCGGGAATGTTTTTGATCTTACTCGAAAATATTGGAGAGAAGTTCCGTAAGAGCGCAAAAATTGTTCTGTATACGATCCTTTTGTATTCAGTATATATTAGTTATTCTTATACTCAAATTTTGGGAAAATATGGAAGAAAGACCACTAAACTTAATGCGATCTATTTGGAACAAAAGCCAGACTTGGTTGTGGTTCAGATCAGAACTTATTCTCAAATTTTAGGTAAATACTTTTTCCAAACTCCTTCTGTATGGTTGTTGAGAGAAGGTCATATTAAAAAGTTTTTCTCCAAGAATAGTCCTAATCAATTTAAAAAAATATTATTTGTGCAAACGAAAGCCTCGATAGCACAAAGTTTAAATGAGTCTGATCCTTTTCTAGAAAATAAATATTATGAAAGTATTACCCAAGCCTTAGGTCCTGATTTCAAAAAAGTTTGGTCGGAAAATAAGGAAGATGTTTTACTTTTTTCCATGGAAAGAAAAAAGTAA
- a CDS encoding polymer-forming cytoskeletal protein — protein sequence MKPILKLVAAVFFLSVGLSSLQAGDLRKNGSLIGSIDSNGDVRLNGSLVGRFESGGDVRKNGSLIGRIDSNGDIRLNGSLVGSIDSSGDVRKNGSLIGRIDSNGDVRKNGSLIGSAVGIPRAQAAGFFFFYFLNE from the coding sequence ATGAAACCAATTTTGAAACTCGTAGCCGCAGTTTTCTTTTTGAGCGTTGGCTTGAGCTCCTTACAAGCAGGTGATCTGAGAAAAAACGGCTCACTTATTGGCAGTATTGACTCCAATGGAGATGTAAGGTTGAACGGATCTCTCGTGGGAAGATTTGAATCTGGCGGGGACGTTCGGAAGAATGGAAGCCTGATCGGTAGAATTGACTCTAACGGAGATATCCGATTGAATGGATCACTAGTAGGTTCGATCGATTCCAGCGGAGATGTACGCAAGAACGGAAGTCTGATCGGACGCATTGATAGTAATGGTGATGTACGAAAAAATGGTTCCTTGATCGGAAGTGCAGTTGGAATTCCAAGAGCGCAAGCAGCAGGATTCTTTTTCTTCTACTTTTTGAACGAATAA
- a CDS encoding helix-turn-helix transcriptional regulator, which translates to MNPSTKKLQTKLAVIHLLQENKRMSLEDLSKYSGIDDIKDLKKELGKLYMVGSYPYTPDQFVELDYDGETIGIRMPISLEQGLVLSVKEWATIRKLFLEEGEKETVPSRKKILKSILDKIHTILPSAGIPSENELKKNIEDSISEGKSLQIKYRAQGEAEPESRKVDPWALLSFREEYLIGYCHSRKAPRTFRLDSILQLNGTQENVAEIPDEERKNAISKLKQFLQGGEGDSNFAEIYHTAEVYFNLHSRLHLERTSNKKQIGDTTYYLSKARIRNQDWFLSILKGFGPNVILHNPPALKERMTAYWETISSGS; encoded by the coding sequence ATGAATCCAAGTACGAAAAAACTCCAAACGAAACTGGCAGTGATTCATCTTTTGCAAGAAAACAAAAGAATGAGTTTGGAGGATCTTTCCAAATATTCCGGTATTGATGATATAAAAGATCTTAAAAAAGAACTCGGGAAATTGTACATGGTGGGTTCTTATCCTTATACTCCAGACCAATTTGTGGAATTGGATTATGATGGGGAAACAATTGGCATTCGTATGCCAATAAGCTTGGAGCAAGGTTTGGTCCTAAGCGTAAAGGAATGGGCTACAATCCGAAAATTATTTTTGGAAGAAGGCGAAAAAGAAACAGTTCCTTCCAGAAAAAAAATACTGAAATCTATATTAGATAAAATTCATACAATTCTTCCTTCTGCGGGAATTCCGAGCGAAAACGAATTAAAGAAGAATATTGAAGATTCTATCTCCGAAGGCAAATCTTTACAGATTAAATACCGCGCACAAGGAGAGGCAGAGCCTGAATCCAGAAAAGTAGATCCTTGGGCTTTATTAAGTTTCAGAGAGGAATATCTGATCGGATATTGCCATTCTAGAAAGGCTCCTAGAACATTTAGATTGGATTCGATTCTTCAATTGAATGGCACCCAGGAGAATGTTGCAGAGATCCCAGACGAAGAAAGAAAAAATGCAATCTCCAAATTAAAACAATTTCTCCAAGGAGGAGAAGGGGACTCGAATTTTGCAGAGATCTATCACACTGCAGAAGTGTATTTTAATCTACATTCTCGCTTACATTTAGAAAGGACTTCTAACAAAAAACAAATTGGAGATACCACATATTATCTTTCTAAAGCAAGGATCAGAAACCAGGATTGGTTTTTATCTATTCTGAAAGGTTTTGGTCCGAATGTAATTCTTCATAACCCACCTGCGTTAAAAGAAAGAATGACTGCGTATTGGGAAACTATTTCTTCTGGTTCTTGA
- a CDS encoding 4-(cytidine 5'-diphospho)-2-C-methyl-D-erythritol kinase, whose translation MLSPAKINLGLEIPYKRPDGFHEIRSVFLRLNWGDDILIEPITPGSFELVSDNQIILEKRRLYDEVSEKGDLSKNILFKTFSKIRAHYRELPGVRIHLTKKIPPAAGLGGGSTNAASLFSFYFGLSPEFNSDHIFKLAAEIGADVPFFLSENHCLVSGKGEILKDIQVHSGQGILALTPQVLSTAEMYAGLKKPLQADPPSKRWISLGNDVEFSLKEGNWAALREKLVNDFEPLAFQKFPQLGKLKESFLANGASYSSLTGSGSCVYGLVQGLEIREELFAKMQTEFPDLTFVSFNY comes from the coding sequence TTGCTTTCTCCCGCAAAGATCAATCTAGGCTTAGAGATCCCTTACAAAAGGCCCGATGGATTTCATGAGATCCGAAGTGTATTTTTACGTTTAAATTGGGGAGATGATATTCTAATAGAGCCGATCACTCCCGGATCTTTTGAGCTGGTTTCTGATAATCAGATCATTTTAGAAAAGAGACGTTTATATGATGAGGTTTCTGAAAAAGGAGACCTAAGTAAGAATATTCTTTTCAAAACATTTTCCAAGATCCGTGCTCATTACAGAGAACTTCCAGGTGTGAGGATCCATCTTACTAAAAAAATTCCTCCTGCTGCTGGTCTGGGAGGTGGATCTACAAATGCTGCATCACTTTTCTCTTTTTATTTTGGTCTGAGCCCAGAGTTTAATTCGGATCATATTTTCAAATTGGCAGCTGAGATCGGAGCTGACGTTCCCTTCTTCTTATCCGAAAATCATTGTTTGGTGTCTGGAAAAGGTGAGATCTTAAAGGACATTCAAGTGCATTCTGGGCAGGGAATTTTAGCCTTAACTCCTCAGGTACTCTCGACTGCCGAAATGTACGCAGGTCTCAAAAAGCCTTTACAAGCCGACCCTCCCTCGAAAAGATGGATTTCTCTAGGCAATGACGTCGAGTTTTCTTTAAAAGAAGGAAATTGGGCGGCTTTGAGAGAAAAGCTCGTAAACGACTTCGAGCCTCTTGCATTCCAAAAGTTTCCCCAACTAGGGAAATTAAAGGAAAGTTTTTTGGCGAATGGAGCTAGTTACTCCTCCTTAACTGGATCAGGATCTTGTGTCTATGGTTTGGTGCAGGGATTGGAAATACGGGAAGAGCTGTTCGCCAAAATGCAAACGGAATTTCCCGACCTTACGTTTGTAAGCTTTAATTATTAA
- a CDS encoding sugar phosphate nucleotidyltransferase has protein sequence MDAKKEAVAVVLAAGKGTRMKTELPKVAVPLNGKPLLNHVIDHLKEAGINDIVIVVGYKKEEVQALCAGIPGIRFAEQKEQLGTAHAVLSAEEFVKSHKGPILVACGDVPMITGDTFGSLVSTHVQNEFSATLLSAKVDVPTGYGRIVRNSSGEVTAIVEEKDADAEQKKINEINTGTYVFSSEILFESLRKIGNSNAQGEYYLPDLVELYKKEGKKLGAVILKNSGESQGVNSPADLENLAAVLNGAVAK, from the coding sequence ATGGACGCCAAAAAGGAAGCAGTCGCCGTAGTATTAGCTGCGGGAAAGGGAACCCGCATGAAGACGGAGCTCCCAAAGGTGGCTGTTCCTTTAAATGGAAAGCCCCTTTTAAACCATGTTATTGATCACCTCAAAGAAGCGGGTATCAATGACATAGTCATAGTTGTAGGCTATAAAAAAGAAGAAGTCCAAGCACTTTGCGCAGGAATTCCTGGCATTCGTTTCGCCGAACAAAAAGAGCAATTAGGCACAGCTCACGCAGTATTAAGCGCCGAAGAATTTGTAAAATCCCATAAAGGTCCTATCCTTGTAGCATGTGGTGATGTTCCAATGATCACCGGGGACACATTCGGTTCTCTCGTTTCCACTCATGTCCAAAATGAATTTTCAGCTACTCTTCTTTCCGCAAAGGTAGATGTTCCTACCGGTTACGGAAGGATCGTTCGTAATTCTTCTGGAGAAGTAACCGCAATTGTTGAAGAAAAAGACGCAGATGCGGAACAGAAAAAAATAAACGAGATCAACACAGGGACTTATGTTTTCAGTTCCGAAATTCTTTTCGAATCTCTTAGAAAAATAGGAAACAGCAATGCTCAGGGAGAATATTATCTTCCTGATCTAGTAGAGTTGTATAAAAAAGAAGGAAAAAAGTTGGGCGCAGTAATTCTTAAAAATAGCGGAGAAAGCCAAGGTGTGAATTCTCCTGCAGACTTGGAAAACTTAGCGGCAGTTTTAAATGGAGCGGTTGCAAAATGA
- a CDS encoding ribose-phosphate diphosphokinase, giving the protein MSGSNIAVFSGSSNRTIANEICQELGIAPGKINLRKFSDGEIAVKIEENVRGRDVFVIQSTSAPANDNLMELLLIMDALRRASAKSISVVVPYYGYGRQDRKAEPRVPISARVVADLIEVLGPTRVIVMDLHADQIQGFFKVPVDNLHFSPVLVEYILSKKFEDLVIVSPDSGGAERARSFGKKVNATLAIIDKRRPKANVSEVMNVIGEIEGKNCILLDDMIDTAGTICKAADALLKNGAKSVYCAATHGVLSGEAIDRLNSTPFTEVVLSNTIEIPESKRITKLKTLSVAPLFAAAIQRISTNQSVSDLFI; this is encoded by the coding sequence ATGAGCGGCTCTAATATCGCAGTTTTTTCAGGATCTTCTAATCGTACGATAGCAAATGAAATTTGCCAAGAGTTAGGAATAGCTCCCGGCAAGATCAATCTTCGTAAATTTTCCGACGGAGAGATTGCAGTTAAGATAGAAGAGAATGTAAGAGGAAGAGACGTATTTGTAATCCAATCTACTTCAGCTCCAGCAAATGATAATTTGATGGAATTACTTTTGATCATGGACGCGTTAAGACGTGCTTCTGCAAAAAGTATTTCAGTAGTTGTTCCTTATTACGGTTATGGACGCCAAGATAGAAAAGCGGAACCAAGAGTTCCAATTTCTGCAAGAGTAGTTGCGGATCTGATCGAAGTTTTAGGCCCTACAAGAGTGATCGTAATGGATCTTCATGCGGACCAAATCCAAGGGTTCTTCAAAGTTCCTGTGGATAATTTACATTTTAGTCCTGTTCTAGTAGAATATATTTTAAGCAAGAAATTCGAAGATCTAGTTATCGTTTCTCCTGACTCAGGTGGTGCGGAAAGAGCGAGATCCTTTGGTAAAAAAGTGAACGCAACTTTAGCGATCATAGACAAGAGAAGACCGAAGGCAAATGTTTCCGAAGTGATGAATGTGATCGGAGAGATAGAAGGTAAGAATTGTATCCTTCTGGATGATATGATCGATACTGCAGGCACTATCTGCAAAGCAGCTGATGCTCTTTTGAAAAATGGAGCTAAATCAGTGTATTGTGCAGCTACTCATGGAGTTCTTTCCGGAGAAGCTATCGATCGTTTGAACTCTACTCCTTTTACGGAGGTCGTATTATCTAATACGATCGAAATCCCAGAGTCCAAAAGAATCACTAAGTTAAAAACTCTCTCAGTAGCTCCGTTATTCGCAGCTGCAATCCAGAGAATATCGACCAATCAATCGGTCAGCGACCTATTTATATAA
- a CDS encoding 50S ribosomal protein L25/general stress protein Ctc, producing the protein MSHKLAVKKRTETGKNINNRLREAGQVPINIIGGGNAASGSVNEKELEKLVHSGIRQSTLIELEVEGEGIQKVFVKEVQRFPEIDRIRHVDFYKVEPGKKIVTKIGIRTEGTAKGSKMGGQFDHLIHEIRVKTVPEDLLETLVLDVTDLDVGDFIKVSNLKVPASWEILVNGDPIVAAVLKTKALLAQERAEAKEAAGAKPGAKAGAKKGK; encoded by the coding sequence ATGAGCCACAAATTAGCTGTTAAAAAAAGAACTGAAACCGGCAAGAACATAAACAATCGTCTTCGTGAAGCTGGACAAGTTCCTATTAACATTATCGGAGGCGGAAATGCCGCATCCGGTTCCGTAAACGAGAAAGAACTTGAAAAACTAGTTCATTCCGGGATCCGTCAATCCACTCTAATCGAGTTGGAAGTAGAAGGAGAAGGAATCCAAAAGGTTTTCGTTAAAGAAGTACAACGTTTTCCTGAAATCGACAGAATTCGCCACGTAGACTTCTACAAAGTTGAACCTGGTAAGAAGATCGTTACTAAGATCGGAATTCGCACTGAGGGAACTGCAAAAGGTTCTAAGATGGGTGGTCAGTTCGACCATTTGATCCACGAGATCCGTGTGAAAACTGTTCCTGAGGATCTGCTTGAGACTCTGGTTCTAGATGTAACCGATCTAGATGTAGGCGATTTTATCAAAGTTAGTAACTTAAAAGTTCCTGCAAGCTGGGAAATTTTAGTTAACGGAGATCCGATCGTTGCTGCAGTTCTGAAAACCAAAGCTTTACTTGCTCAAGAAAGAGCAGAAGCTAAGGAAGCAGCTGGAGCGAAACCGGGAGCAAA